A region of Streptomyces sp. TG1A-60 DNA encodes the following proteins:
- a CDS encoding rhodanese-like domain-containing protein, giving the protein MSLFRRNRTRLSPGQAHERASDGQTALLDVREDPEWRAGHAPTALHLPLSHLLKGAALPPEAAGKPVVAICRSGHRSQQAAQLLAERGIDAKDVEGGMTAWAKEGLPVVDERGKGGSIA; this is encoded by the coding sequence GTGTCCCTCTTCCGACGCAACCGGACCCGCCTGAGCCCCGGTCAGGCCCACGAGCGCGCAAGCGACGGGCAGACCGCCCTGCTGGACGTACGCGAAGACCCCGAGTGGAGGGCCGGACACGCACCCACCGCACTGCACCTGCCGCTCTCACACCTGCTCAAAGGCGCTGCTCTGCCGCCCGAGGCGGCCGGGAAACCGGTGGTGGCGATCTGCCGCTCCGGGCACCGCTCTCAGCAGGCCGCACAGCTCCTCGCCGAACGCGGCATCGACGCGAAAGACGTCGAGGGCGGCATGACCGCCTGGGCGAAGGAGGGCCTGCCGGTCGTCGACGAGCGCGGCAAGGGCGGCTCGATAGCGTGA
- a CDS encoding MBL fold metallo-hydrolase: protein MFFVDVLETEGLGNRSYLAGGREAAVVIDPPRDVERVVAAAAGRGVRIAYVAETHVHNDYVSGGLELARLTGARYLVPAAARVCFDRVPVADGDSVTVEPGLTLRALATPGHTPHHTSYVLAESGREVAAFTGGSLLIGGVGRPDLVEPRLTEQLARAQHASAHRLASELDDAVRVLPTHGFGSFCSSSRSEGDASTIGQERKTNDALTKDVDAFIAGMLAGLDDVPAYYAHMGPLNAAGPAAVDLTPPKTVCGREIAERLAAGEWVVDLRSRTAFSQGHVAGTFNFEAEGKLATYLAWLIPWGKPLTLLADSPRQLAHAQRELVRVGIDRPAAAATGDPAAWLSEGGSMRSFPRADFDALKKARDAGGEMVVLDVRRASERARGHIEGSVHIPVHEVHERAGEVPAGTVWVHCAGGMRAAIAASLLSAAGRDVVAVDDGFDAAHSAGLTLVR from the coding sequence GTGTTCTTCGTGGACGTGCTGGAGACCGAGGGCCTGGGCAACCGCAGCTACCTGGCGGGAGGCCGGGAGGCGGCCGTCGTGATCGACCCTCCCCGCGATGTGGAGCGGGTGGTCGCGGCAGCGGCCGGGCGCGGTGTGCGGATCGCGTACGTGGCCGAGACACATGTGCACAACGACTACGTCAGCGGCGGCCTGGAGCTGGCGAGGCTGACCGGGGCCCGGTACCTGGTGCCGGCCGCGGCGCGGGTCTGCTTCGACCGTGTCCCGGTCGCCGACGGCGACAGCGTCACGGTGGAGCCCGGGCTGACGCTGCGTGCGCTGGCCACCCCCGGCCACACGCCCCACCACACCTCCTATGTCCTGGCGGAGAGCGGTCGGGAGGTGGCGGCGTTCACCGGCGGGTCGCTGCTGATCGGCGGCGTGGGGCGCCCGGACCTGGTCGAGCCGCGACTGACCGAGCAGCTGGCCCGTGCCCAGCACGCCTCCGCCCACCGCCTGGCGTCCGAGCTGGACGATGCGGTGCGGGTGCTGCCCACTCACGGTTTCGGCAGCTTCTGCTCGTCCTCCCGGTCCGAGGGCGATGCCAGCACCATCGGCCAGGAGCGCAAGACCAACGACGCGCTGACGAAGGACGTCGACGCCTTCATCGCCGGAATGCTCGCCGGACTCGATGACGTGCCCGCCTATTACGCGCACATGGGCCCGCTCAATGCCGCCGGCCCCGCAGCGGTCGACCTGACCCCGCCGAAGACGGTCTGCGGGCGGGAGATCGCCGAGCGGCTGGCGGCCGGTGAGTGGGTGGTGGATCTGCGCAGCCGTACCGCGTTCTCCCAAGGGCACGTCGCGGGCACGTTCAACTTCGAGGCAGAGGGGAAACTCGCCACCTACCTGGCGTGGCTGATTCCCTGGGGCAAGCCCCTCACCCTGCTCGCCGACAGCCCGCGACAACTGGCCCACGCGCAGCGGGAGCTGGTGCGGGTCGGCATCGACAGGCCCGCTGCCGCCGCCACCGGCGATCCCGCCGCGTGGTTGAGCGAGGGCGGCAGCATGCGCTCCTTCCCCCGCGCGGACTTCGACGCTCTGAAGAAGGCCCGGGACGCTGGTGGAGAGATGGTGGTGCTCGACGTGCGCCGCGCCTCCGAGCGCGCCCGGGGCCACATCGAAGGTTCGGTGCACATCCCCGTCCACGAGGTGCACGAGCGTGCCGGAGAAGTCCCGGCGGGGACGGTATGGGTCCACTGCGCCGGCGGGATGCGCGCCGCTATCGCCGCCTCCCTCCTGAGCGCGGCCGGGCGGGACGTCGTCGCCGTCGACGACGGCTTCGACGCCGCTCACAGCGCCGGCCTCACCCTTGTCCGCTGA
- a CDS encoding S28 family serine protease, whose protein sequence is MRKALRWVLSLVVLIGTLSTAGAATAAEPDTADIKDRLLAIPGVSLTEEKLYPGYRFFVLDFTQPVDHRNPAKGTFQQRVTVLHKDTSRPTVFYTGGYHVSTNPGRREPTQIVDGNQVSMEYRYFTPSRPAPADWSKLDIWQAASDQHRIFRALKKIYGKKWISTGGSKGGMTATYYERFYPKDMDGVVAYVAPNDVVNREDSAYDRFFATVGTKECRDRLNAVQREALVRRESLEKRYAGVAAAEGFTFDTIGSLDKAYEATVLDYVWGFWQYSRLADCDSDVIPKDARNATDDEIWTSVDTISGFSFYADQGLEPYTPYFYQAGTQLGAPTIRFPHIERKYIRYGYQPPRNFVPRDIGMRFQPHAMRDVDTWVRANAKQMLFVYGENDPWGAEPFRLGKKARDSYVFTAPGANHGANVAGLVESQKDLATARILKWAGVAPATVQEDPGKAKPLAKFDSKLDRRDIEREMTLRP, encoded by the coding sequence ATGCGCAAAGCACTCAGATGGGTGCTGTCGCTCGTGGTGCTCATAGGCACGTTGAGCACGGCGGGGGCGGCCACCGCCGCGGAGCCGGACACCGCTGACATCAAGGACCGACTGCTCGCGATACCGGGTGTGAGCCTGACCGAGGAGAAGCTTTACCCGGGGTACCGCTTCTTCGTCCTCGACTTCACCCAGCCGGTGGACCACCGGAACCCGGCCAAGGGCACGTTCCAGCAGCGGGTCACCGTGCTGCACAAGGACACCAGCCGCCCGACCGTCTTCTACACCGGCGGCTACCACGTCTCCACGAACCCCGGCCGCCGCGAGCCCACGCAGATCGTGGACGGCAACCAGGTGTCGATGGAGTACCGCTACTTCACCCCCTCCCGTCCCGCCCCGGCCGACTGGTCCAAGCTGGACATCTGGCAGGCGGCCAGTGACCAGCACCGCATCTTCAGGGCGCTGAAGAAGATCTACGGCAAGAAGTGGATCTCGACCGGCGGGTCGAAGGGCGGCATGACCGCCACCTACTACGAGCGCTTCTACCCCAAGGACATGGACGGCGTCGTCGCCTACGTCGCCCCGAACGACGTGGTGAACAGGGAGGACTCGGCGTACGACCGGTTCTTCGCGACGGTCGGCACCAAGGAGTGCCGCGACCGGCTGAACGCCGTGCAGCGCGAGGCGCTGGTGCGCCGTGAGTCGCTGGAGAAGAGGTACGCGGGGGTCGCCGCCGCCGAGGGCTTCACCTTCGACACGATCGGCAGCCTCGACAAGGCGTACGAGGCCACCGTGCTCGACTACGTGTGGGGCTTCTGGCAGTACAGCCGGCTCGCCGACTGCGACAGCGACGTCATCCCGAAGGACGCCCGGAACGCCACGGACGACGAGATCTGGACGTCCGTCGACACGATCTCCGGCTTCTCCTTCTACGCCGACCAGGGCCTGGAGCCGTACACGCCGTACTTCTACCAGGCCGGTACGCAACTGGGCGCGCCCACGATCCGGTTCCCGCACATCGAGAGGAAGTACATCCGCTACGGCTACCAGCCGCCCCGGAACTTCGTCCCGCGCGACATCGGCATGAGGTTCCAGCCGCACGCGATGCGGGACGTCGACACCTGGGTCCGCGCCAACGCCAAGCAGATGCTCTTCGTGTACGGCGAGAACGACCCGTGGGGCGCCGAACCCTTCCGCCTGGGCAAGAAGGCCCGCGACTCGTACGTCTTCACCGCCCCCGGCGCCAACCACGGTGCCAATGTCGCCGGCCTCGTCGAGTCGCAGAAGGACCTGGCCACGGCCCGGATCCTCAAGTGGGCGGGCGTCGCCCCGGCCACCGTCCAGGAGGACCCCGGCAAGGCGAAGCCGCTGGCGAAGTTCGACTCCAAGCTCGACCGGCGTGACATCGAGCGGGAGATGACGCTCAGGCCGTAA
- a CDS encoding glycoside hydrolase family 3 protein, with product MPSRRTVLAAAAGVTATLALGTDARAGDPDDERLRALLSRMTLEEKVGQLFVMRVYGHSATAPDQADIDANLQELGVRTAAELLAKYRVGGIIYFSWAHNTRDPHQIAGLSNGIQRASLGLPRGLPVLVSTDQEHGIVARVGEPATLLPGAMALGAGASRADAREAGRIGGAELRAIGIRQDYAPVADVNVDPANPVIGVRSFGADPKAVAGLVAAQVKGYQGAGVAATAKHFPGHGDTAVDSHHGFPVIDHTREQWTALDAPPFRAAIHAGIDSIMTAHIMVPALDPSGDPATLSRPILTGMLREEMGYDGVVVTDSLAMRGVREKYGDEQVPVLALKAGVDQLLNPPSIDVAWHAVLDAVRAGELTEARLDESVLRILRLKAKLGLFEHPYVSDAGVDRVVGVRRHRDAADRIAERTTTLLVNEGPLLPLSRGTHRNVLVVGADPASPSGTTGPPTAVLAAELTSLGFTTARLSTGTAPTPAVIDQAVAAARGQDAVVVATYNVTAASTQRTLVARLLSTGVPVVAVAVRNPYDVAQLPEVKGCLASYSWTDVEVRAAARVLAGRVAPRGKLPVPVQRADDPARVLYPVGHGLRY from the coding sequence GTGCCTTCCCGACGTACCGTTCTCGCCGCCGCAGCAGGCGTCACCGCGACCCTCGCCCTCGGCACCGACGCACGGGCCGGCGACCCCGACGACGAGAGACTCCGGGCGCTCCTCTCCCGTATGACGCTCGAAGAGAAGGTCGGCCAGCTCTTCGTGATGCGGGTCTACGGACACTCGGCGACCGCACCCGACCAGGCCGACATCGATGCCAACCTCCAGGAGCTCGGCGTCCGGACGGCCGCCGAGCTGCTGGCGAAGTACCGGGTCGGCGGGATCATCTACTTCTCGTGGGCGCACAACACCCGGGACCCGCACCAGATCGCCGGTCTGTCGAACGGGATCCAGCGCGCCTCCCTCGGTCTCCCGCGCGGACTGCCCGTCCTGGTCTCCACCGACCAGGAGCACGGGATCGTGGCCCGGGTCGGCGAGCCCGCGACACTGCTGCCGGGCGCGATGGCCCTCGGCGCGGGCGCCTCACGCGCCGACGCCCGCGAGGCCGGCCGCATCGGCGGCGCCGAACTGCGGGCGATCGGCATCCGGCAGGACTACGCGCCGGTCGCCGACGTGAACGTCGACCCGGCCAACCCGGTCATCGGCGTACGGTCCTTCGGCGCCGACCCGAAGGCGGTCGCGGGGCTGGTCGCCGCGCAGGTGAAGGGCTATCAGGGGGCCGGGGTGGCGGCGACCGCCAAGCACTTCCCGGGGCACGGGGACACGGCCGTCGACAGTCACCACGGCTTCCCGGTCATCGACCACACCCGGGAGCAGTGGACGGCCCTCGACGCGCCGCCGTTCCGGGCCGCGATCCACGCCGGGATCGACTCGATCATGACCGCGCACATCATGGTCCCCGCCCTGGACCCCTCCGGCGACCCGGCCACCCTCTCCCGCCCGATCCTCACCGGCATGCTGCGCGAGGAAATGGGCTACGACGGGGTCGTCGTCACCGACTCGCTCGCCATGCGGGGCGTGCGGGAGAAGTACGGCGACGAGCAGGTGCCGGTACTGGCGCTGAAGGCGGGCGTCGACCAGCTCCTCAACCCGCCGTCGATCGACGTGGCGTGGCACGCCGTCCTGGACGCCGTCCGCGCCGGTGAGCTGACCGAGGCCCGGCTCGACGAGTCGGTCCTGCGGATCCTGCGGCTCAAGGCGAAGCTCGGGCTGTTCGAGCACCCGTACGTCAGTGACGCGGGCGTCGACCGGGTGGTGGGGGTCCGGCGCCATCGCGACGCCGCCGACCGAATCGCCGAGCGGACCACGACCCTGCTGGTCAACGAGGGGCCGCTGCTGCCGCTGTCCCGTGGTACGCACCGGAACGTGCTGGTGGTCGGCGCCGATCCGGCGTCCCCGTCGGGCACCACGGGACCGCCGACGGCCGTCCTCGCGGCCGAACTCACCTCCCTCGGCTTCACCACGGCCCGCCTGTCGACCGGTACGGCCCCCACGCCGGCCGTCATCGACCAGGCCGTGGCGGCGGCGCGCGGCCAGGACGCGGTGGTCGTGGCGACGTACAACGTGACGGCGGCCAGTACGCAGAGAACCCTTGTCGCCCGACTCCTCTCCACCGGGGTCCCGGTGGTGGCGGTCGCGGTCCGCAACCCGTACGACGTGGCTCAACTGCCGGAGGTCAAGGGCTGTTTGGCGTCGTACTCGTGGACCGACGTCGAGGTGCGGGCGGCGGCGCGGGTGCTGGCCGGACGGGTGGCACCCCGCGGGAAACTGCCGGTGCCGGTGCAACGGGCCGACGACCCGGCGCGGGTGCTGTACCCGGTCGGGCACGGGTTGAGGTACTGA
- a CDS encoding MHYT domain-containing protein, translated as MQGTVDGFSYGAVTPVAAYIMACLGAALGLRCVVRSVYNERSWKPGWLAMGACSIGCGIWTMHFIAMIGFRVKESRIHYDVGLTVLSLVVAVAVVAVGVFAVGYRGVSTATLCSAGCVTGLGVAAMHYLGMAAIQLNGYIRYDMAVVALSVGIAIVAATAALWAAVSIRGFLTSLGASLVMGVAVSGMHYTGMAAVGVHLHGTTGGTFTGESPMSMLLPMLIGPVIFLLLAGVVVMFDPMLVLGEGDWDRSAVRRREGPRQPWRADRPDVPPQHPDDSADSLFAPAARRAHRQPQSTGHRIQRW; from the coding sequence ATGCAAGGCACAGTCGACGGTTTCAGCTACGGCGCGGTCACTCCGGTGGCCGCCTACATCATGGCCTGCCTCGGCGCGGCGTTAGGACTGCGCTGCGTCGTCAGGTCGGTCTACAACGAGCGGTCCTGGAAGCCCGGCTGGCTCGCCATGGGGGCGTGCTCCATCGGCTGCGGCATCTGGACGATGCACTTCATCGCGATGATCGGCTTCCGGGTGAAGGAGAGCCGGATCCACTACGACGTGGGGCTGACGGTACTCAGCCTGGTCGTGGCCGTCGCCGTCGTCGCCGTCGGGGTCTTCGCGGTGGGTTACCGCGGCGTCAGCACGGCAACGCTGTGCTCGGCGGGGTGCGTCACCGGGCTCGGCGTGGCCGCCATGCACTACCTGGGCATGGCCGCCATCCAGTTGAACGGCTACATCCGGTACGACATGGCCGTCGTCGCCCTCTCCGTCGGCATCGCCATCGTCGCCGCGACCGCCGCGCTGTGGGCGGCCGTGTCGATCCGGGGCTTCCTGACCAGCCTGGGGGCCAGCCTGGTCATGGGGGTCGCCGTGTCCGGGATGCACTACACCGGGATGGCCGCGGTGGGGGTGCACCTCCACGGCACGACCGGCGGCACGTTCACCGGCGAGTCACCCATGTCCATGCTCCTGCCGATGCTCATCGGGCCGGTCATCTTCCTGCTGCTGGCGGGGGTGGTCGTGATGTTCGACCCGATGCTGGTGCTGGGCGAGGGGGACTGGGACCGGTCGGCTGTCCGGCGGCGCGAGGGCCCACGACAGCCTTGGCGCGCCGACCGCCCCGACGTACCGCCGCAGCACCCGGACGACTCCGCCGACTCCCTCTTCGCACCGGCGGCCCGCCGGGCCCACCGGCAGCCGCAGAGCACCGGACACCGCATCCAGCGGTGGTGA
- a CDS encoding sugar phosphate isomerase/epimerase family protein, whose amino-acid sequence MKLAFSTLGVPGLPLADVVRLAATHGYHGVELRAHPEEPVHPGIGAGARAEAVAEFKAAGVEILGVAGYARVAAPGEDGPVLEEIRRLLDLARDLGAPFVRVFPGADLAGGQSADEADVVAARRLGTAAKDAADRGVRILLETHDSHRTGADAIRVLGPVGHGSVGSLWDVMHTWLGGEQPADSYAALSPFLGYVQVKDIASPDDTNPLPLGAGVLPLGECVDLLTRKEWDGWLCWEYEKRWYEGAAPLPELLAAGRAHLGRLLNDAA is encoded by the coding sequence ATGAAACTCGCGTTCTCCACTCTCGGTGTTCCCGGTCTCCCCCTCGCTGACGTCGTCCGTCTCGCCGCCACACACGGTTATCACGGCGTCGAGTTGCGCGCCCATCCCGAGGAACCGGTGCACCCGGGGATCGGGGCCGGGGCGCGGGCCGAGGCGGTCGCCGAGTTCAAGGCGGCGGGTGTGGAGATCCTGGGGGTCGCGGGCTACGCGCGGGTCGCGGCGCCGGGCGAGGACGGGCCCGTACTGGAGGAGATCCGCCGGCTGCTGGACCTGGCGCGGGACCTGGGGGCGCCCTTCGTCCGCGTCTTCCCCGGCGCCGACCTCGCCGGCGGGCAGAGCGCGGACGAGGCCGACGTCGTCGCGGCACGGCGGCTCGGCACGGCGGCGAAGGACGCCGCCGACCGGGGCGTACGGATCCTGCTGGAGACCCATGACTCGCACCGCACGGGCGCCGACGCGATCCGTGTGCTCGGCCCCGTCGGCCACGGCAGCGTCGGCTCGCTCTGGGACGTGATGCACACCTGGCTCGGCGGCGAACAGCCCGCCGACTCCTACGCCGCCCTCTCCCCCTTCCTCGGCTACGTCCAGGTCAAGGACATCGCCTCCCCCGACGACACGAACCCCCTCCCGCTCGGCGCGGGCGTCCTCCCGCTCGGCGAGTGCGTCGACCTCCTCACCCGCAAGGAGTGGGACGGCTGGCTCTGCTGGGAGTACGAGAAGCGGTGGTACGAGGGGGCCGCGCCGTTGCCGGAACTGCTCGCGGCGGGGCGGGCACACCTCGGACGGCTGCTCAACGACGCGGCGTAA
- a CDS encoding FAD-dependent oxidoreductase yields MQHKQPEQKSYWIANAPQEGVHPALDGDLAVDVAVIGAGIAGISAAWELARRGRRVALLEADRVAAGVTGHTTAKVTALHTLVYDRLRRTRGAEAAALYARSQTEAVRHAAALVEELGIACDWEDAAAYTYAEDEGRVEELRAEAEAAREAGLPAEFVTETGLPFPVAGAVRVEEQAQFHPRRYLLALVDELVRQGALVHERTRVVRLKEGTPCRLTTEAGYTVTAGDVVVATHYPVFDRALLFTRLSPRRELVLTAPIPADADPHGMYITQEQRTRSVRTAPYQDGRRLLIVTGEHFTPGTGHVDERFGLLAEWAVERFGQLDFTHRWATQDNDSTDSVPLVGPFHAGSRHTWVATGFGGWGMSGGIMAGRLLADQITGHKAPWSDLYDPRRVLSAVREAPSFLKHQAQVARHFVGDRLAPSSATSVDAIAPGDGAVVRVRGHHCAVHRDEAGSLHAVSARCTHMGCLVGFNRAERTWECPCHGSRFDPDGTIVQGPATKPLKRRDI; encoded by the coding sequence ATGCAGCACAAGCAGCCCGAGCAGAAGTCGTACTGGATCGCGAACGCGCCCCAGGAGGGCGTGCACCCGGCGCTGGACGGGGACCTGGCCGTCGACGTGGCGGTGATCGGGGCGGGGATCGCGGGGATCAGTGCCGCGTGGGAGCTAGCGCGGCGGGGGCGGCGCGTGGCGTTGCTGGAGGCGGACCGGGTCGCCGCCGGGGTCACGGGGCACACGACGGCCAAGGTGACCGCGTTGCACACGCTGGTCTACGACCGGCTGCGGCGCACCCGGGGCGCCGAGGCGGCGGCGCTGTACGCGCGGTCGCAGACGGAGGCGGTCCGGCACGCCGCCGCGCTGGTGGAGGAGCTGGGGATCGCGTGCGACTGGGAGGACGCGGCGGCCTACACGTACGCCGAGGACGAGGGACGCGTCGAGGAGCTGAGGGCCGAGGCGGAGGCGGCGCGGGAGGCCGGGCTGCCCGCCGAGTTCGTGACGGAGACGGGGCTGCCGTTCCCGGTCGCGGGGGCGGTGCGGGTCGAGGAGCAGGCGCAGTTCCATCCCCGCAGGTACCTGCTGGCCCTCGTCGACGAGCTGGTGCGGCAGGGCGCGCTGGTCCATGAGCGGACGCGGGTGGTGCGGCTCAAGGAGGGTACGCCGTGCAGGCTGACGACCGAGGCGGGGTACACGGTGACCGCCGGGGACGTCGTGGTCGCCACGCACTACCCCGTCTTCGACCGGGCGCTGCTCTTCACCCGGCTCTCCCCGCGCCGCGAACTCGTGCTCACCGCGCCGATCCCGGCCGACGCCGACCCGCACGGCATGTACATCACCCAGGAGCAGCGCACCCGCTCCGTGCGGACCGCCCCGTACCAGGACGGGCGGCGGCTGCTGATCGTCACCGGGGAGCACTTCACACCCGGCACGGGCCACGTCGACGAACGGTTCGGGCTGCTCGCGGAGTGGGCCGTCGAGCGCTTCGGGCAGCTCGACTTCACTCACCGCTGGGCGACGCAGGACAACGACTCCACCGACTCCGTACCGCTCGTCGGCCCCTTCCACGCGGGCAGCCGGCACACCTGGGTGGCGACCGGGTTCGGCGGCTGGGGCATGAGCGGCGGCATCATGGCCGGACGGCTGCTCGCCGACCAGATCACCGGGCACAAGGCGCCGTGGAGCGACCTGTACGACCCGCGCCGCGTGCTGAGCGCGGTGCGCGAGGCGCCGAGCTTCCTCAAGCACCAGGCCCAGGTCGCCCGCCACTTCGTGGGCGACCGGCTCGCGCCGTCCTCGGCCACCTCCGTCGACGCCATCGCCCCCGGGGACGGTGCGGTCGTCCGGGTCCGCGGCCACCACTGCGCGGTGCACCGGGACGAGGCCGGCTCCCTCCACGCCGTCTCCGCCCGCTGCACCCACATGGGCTGCCTGGTCGGCTTCAACCGCGCCGAACGCACCTGGGAATGCCCCTGCCACGGCTCCCGCTTCGACCCGGACGGCACCATCGTCCAGGGACCGGCGACGAAGCCGTTGAAGCGGCGCGACATCTGA
- a CDS encoding CDGSH iron-sulfur domain-containing protein, giving the protein MPNVPAERRRVTVQRPGPLLVEGPVEVTSEDGSTVSSDRFCVALCTCRRSGIYPWCDTSHRRRAAADTRRRSDTDDPRRSPPPA; this is encoded by the coding sequence GTGCCGAACGTCCCCGCTGAACGCCGCCGCGTCACCGTCCAACGCCCTGGTCCGCTGCTGGTCGAGGGCCCGGTCGAGGTCACGTCGGAGGACGGTTCGACCGTGTCGTCGGACCGCTTCTGCGTGGCCCTGTGCACCTGTCGTCGCAGCGGCATCTACCCGTGGTGCGACACCAGCCACCGGCGACGGGCCGCCGCCGACACCCGCCGCCGCTCCGACACGGACGACCCGCGCCGCTCCCCACCGCCCGCCTGA
- a CDS encoding methyltransferase, whose translation MIPLSLPVSLPGVYAPQDDTDLLVHALKHEPLAPRARVLDVGTGTGAVALVAARRGARVTAVDISWRAVLNAKVNAVLAGLPMTVVQGNLLGPVSGRSFDLILSNPPYVPGPEPEPERGPGPGRGPGRGAGSEGVTPVRGDARAWDGGRDGRLVLDRICRDSPSLLRPGGVLLLVQSAFSDAERTLAQLRAAGLRAEVVDHRRVAFGPVLRSRSAWLRERGLLGDAHGGDGDEKEELVVIRAERPR comes from the coding sequence GTGATTCCGCTCTCGCTGCCCGTCTCCCTGCCCGGCGTCTACGCCCCGCAGGACGACACCGATCTCCTGGTCCACGCCCTGAAGCACGAGCCCCTCGCCCCGCGGGCGCGGGTGCTCGACGTCGGCACGGGGACGGGAGCCGTCGCGCTGGTCGCGGCGCGGCGGGGTGCGCGGGTCACGGCCGTCGACATCTCCTGGCGGGCCGTCCTCAACGCCAAGGTCAACGCCGTTCTCGCGGGGCTGCCGATGACGGTCGTCCAGGGAAACCTGCTGGGTCCGGTGTCCGGGCGGTCCTTCGACCTCATCCTCTCCAATCCGCCGTACGTGCCGGGACCGGAGCCGGAGCCGGAGCGTGGACCGGGTCCGGGGCGGGGTCCCGGCAGAGGTGCGGGCTCCGAGGGGGTCACACCCGTGCGGGGTGACGCACGGGCCTGGGACGGCGGGCGGGACGGCCGGCTCGTGCTGGACCGGATCTGCCGGGACTCGCCGTCCCTGCTGCGGCCCGGCGGGGTGCTGCTGCTGGTCCAGTCGGCCTTCAGCGACGCGGAGCGGACGCTGGCGCAGTTGCGGGCGGCGGGGCTGCGGGCCGAGGTGGTGGACCATCGCAGGGTCGCCTTCGGGCCCGTTCTGCGGTCGCGGAGCGCATGGCTGCGTGAGCGCGGGCTACTGGGAGACGCACACGGAGGCGACGGCGACGAGAAGGAAGAGCTGGTGGTCATCCGTGCCGAACGTCCCCGCTGA
- a CDS encoding iron-containing redox enzyme family protein, producing METRVRGPALPESRGRVSAAVLECLRRQGPPPGSREIAGADPFGDDLQLALYVCYELHYRGFDGVDADLEWDPELLRCRAALEWPFLEALRDRATRHVSAQEALDELLVEPAGEDGGGVGGFLQDEGELWQVREYAAQRSLYHLKEADPHAWVLPRLWGRAKAGMAAVEFDEFGGGRAERVHARLFADLMTDLRLDPAYGRYVDAAGAEALALVNLMSLLGLHRALRGALVGHFATVEITSSPGSRRLARAMRRTGAGAAAEHFYDEHVEADAVHEQIVRRDVVAGLLEEEPQLDSDVAFGVDATNHLEDALADRLLGAWRAGRSSLRTPV from the coding sequence ATGGAGACCCGGGTGAGAGGGCCGGCGTTGCCGGAGAGCAGGGGCCGGGTCTCGGCTGCCGTCCTGGAGTGTCTGCGGAGGCAGGGGCCGCCGCCGGGCAGCCGGGAGATCGCCGGGGCCGACCCTTTCGGAGACGATCTCCAGCTGGCCCTCTACGTCTGCTACGAACTGCACTACCGGGGTTTCGACGGCGTCGACGCCGACCTGGAATGGGACCCGGAGCTGCTGCGGTGCCGGGCGGCCCTGGAGTGGCCGTTCCTCGAAGCGCTGCGCGACCGGGCCACGCGGCATGTGAGCGCCCAGGAGGCGCTGGACGAGTTGCTCGTGGAACCGGCCGGCGAGGACGGGGGCGGGGTCGGTGGCTTCCTGCAGGACGAGGGCGAGCTGTGGCAGGTGCGTGAGTACGCGGCGCAGCGCTCGCTGTACCACCTGAAGGAGGCCGACCCGCACGCGTGGGTGCTGCCCCGGTTGTGGGGGCGGGCGAAGGCGGGGATGGCCGCGGTGGAGTTCGACGAGTTCGGCGGCGGCCGGGCGGAGCGGGTGCACGCGCGCCTCTTCGCCGACCTCATGACCGACCTGCGGCTCGACCCGGCGTACGGCCGCTACGTGGACGCCGCCGGTGCCGAGGCACTCGCCCTGGTGAACCTGATGTCCCTCCTTGGCCTGCACCGCGCCCTGCGCGGCGCCCTGGTGGGCCACTTCGCGACGGTCGAGATCACCTCCTCCCCCGGCTCCCGGCGCCTCGCCCGCGCGATGCGGCGGACCGGGGCCGGGGCCGCGGCCGAGCACTTCTACGACGAGCACGTGGAGGCCGACGCCGTACACGAGCAGATCGTCCGGCGGGACGTCGTCGCCGGTCTGCTGGAGGAGGAGCCGCAGTTGGACAGCGACGTGGCCTTCGGCGTGGACGCCACCAACCACCTGGAGGACGCCCTCGCCGACCGGCTCCTCGGCGCGTGGCGGGCGGGCCGGTCGTCGCTGCGCACCCCCGTCTGA
- a CDS encoding CsbD family protein, with protein MAAKDKDKGKGHMDKITGKAKEMTGKVTGDREKQGEGKLQRARGEAKKLKGKAQERVQHTQRSAKRDRS; from the coding sequence ATGGCTGCCAAGGACAAGGACAAGGGCAAGGGCCACATGGACAAGATCACGGGTAAGGCCAAGGAGATGACCGGGAAGGTCACCGGCGACCGTGAGAAGCAGGGCGAGGGCAAGCTGCAGCGGGCGCGCGGCGAGGCCAAGAAGCTGAAGGGCAAGGCGCAGGAACGCGTTCAGCACACGCAGCGTTCGGCGAAGCGCGACCGTAGCTGA